In the genome of Patagioenas fasciata isolate bPatFas1 chromosome 12, bPatFas1.hap1, whole genome shotgun sequence, one region contains:
- the KIF7 gene encoding kinesin-like protein KIF7 isoform X1, with translation MAAEGAAVRVAVRVRPLLPREALRGHRPCLRGDAATGEVALGRRRFRFAAVLPEAAGQAAVYRACVQPLLRAFFRGINATVFAYGQTGSGKTYTIGEASVASINEDEQGIIPRAMAETFRLIDENDLIDYMVRVSYLEVYKEEFRDLLRVDTASKDIQIREDDKGNIVLCGVKEAEVEGLDEVLSLLEMGNTAKHTGATHINRQSSRSHTIFTVTMEQRRGAGRLLLHHPPASIPASGQVLVSKFHFVDLAGSERIVKTGNTGERLKESIHINSGLLALGNVISALGDPRRKSSHIPYRDSKITRILKDSLGGNAQTVMIACVSPSSADFDESLNTLNYASRAQNIQNKAVVNCRKETEHIEDLHRQIKNLQKALEQRHRSETRIINRAATAKRCAPDPTARLLAECAHYRTCTDAAYRLLMDLQEDSNLTVEQILRVKEWLCAVESERSELTSAGLDSGIESTSAEDQSPEAQGSKPAKAQGNSDKGCESIKDEQVAKLQRQVERLEEENRDFLAALEDAMEQYKLQSDKLQEQQDQISELHVRLEMAMPNLCVPELLENLHLVTAGQRPHTAPLDATPSHGLSGVPSGLLPTEQGGKALCRKLNSIPSFQEEDPAGWHTNHMQCPTGNPEMKDAELRRELSQDPEKPAELSSGEEEEWEQKRSLSQRRNGIRSWSKKEICKLSEELSGGNAHSIPEEQLELSKEVCRRQERLPGKGSEWRLVQAQQKIRELAINIRMKEELITELIKTGKDAQALNRQYCQKISELEQEAEQVRAELSDSQKQLQELESKELCDPGEKRKLQEYRTRVAAAQSKARVLCKKKQATERLVSLSAQSEKRVQELERNIQLMRRQQGQLQRRLREESEQKRRLETEVNKRQHQVKELELKHEQHQKILRIKTEEIAAFQRKRRSGSNGSMISLEQQQKIEEQKKWLDTEMDKVLEQRRALDELEDELRKREAIVAKKEALLQEKNGLESKRLRSSQALTDDIVRVSSRLEHLEKELTEKNGQLRHSSAHDQQQIRQEINSLRQEKDQLLKQRLELDNKLRQGTLLSPEEERILFQLDEAIEALDAAIEYKNESITCRQRVLRASASLLSQCEMNLMAKLSYLSSSETRALLCKYFDKVVTLREDQHRQHIAFSELEMQLEEQQQLVYWLEAAVERQRLEMDRQLTLQQKEHEQNIQLLLQQSREHMDEGLASSKLQYEARIQVLEKELSRYMWANQELNQRLSNMNLHPGQTKVGMERSIHGAGDRAPPVLRTCEEPSLGEQQPVPMEESPRVRDESRDLVHVPLPSTWRRSSLPNDSPADLRQRDAEHLVRAGQPLEVHPPRSLAPATKPRRELRRASLSITPVPYHPAMIDVRKNPV, from the exons aTGGCGGCGGAGGGCGCGGCGGTGCGGGTGGCGGTGCGGGTGCGGCCGCTGCTGCCCCGGGAGGCGCTGCGGGGACACCGACCCTGCCTGCGGGGCGACGCTGCCACCGGCGAGGTGGCGCTGGGCCGCCGCCGCTTCCGCTTCGCCGCCGTGCTGCCCGAGGCGGCGGGGCAGGCGGCCGTGTACCGGGCCTGCGTGCAGCCGCTGCTGCGGGCCTTCTTCCGCGGCATCAACGCCACCGTCTTCGCCTACGGGCAGACCGGCTCCGGCAAGACCTACACCATCGGGGAGGCCAGCGTCG CTTCCATCAATGAAGATGAGCAGGGCATCATCCCGCGAGCCATGGCCGAGACCTTCAGGCTCATCGATGAGAATGACCTGATCGACTACATGGTCCGAGTGTCCTATCTGGAAGTGTACAAGGAGGAGTTTCGGGACCTACTGCGGGTGGATACAGCCAGCAAAGACATCCAGATCCGTGAGGATGACAAGGGGAACATTG TGCTCTGCGGTGTGAAGGAGGCAGAAGTAGAAGGGCTGGATGAGGTGCTGAGCCTGCTGGAGATGGGGAACACAGCCAAGCACACAGGAGCGACCCACATCAACAGGCAGTCGAGCCGCTCGCACACCATCTTCACAGTGACCATGGAACAGCGGCGCGGGGCCGGCCGCCTGCTCCTCCACCACCCCCCTGCCTCCATCCCCGCCTCGGGCCAGGTCCTGGTTTCCAAGTTTCACTTTGTGGATCTGGCAGGCTCGGAGCGAATTGTGAAGACAGGAAACACGGGGGAGAGGCTGAAGGAGAGTATTCATATCAACAGTGGCCTCCTGGCATTGGGCAACGTCATCAGTGCTTTGGGAGACCCTCGCAGGAAGAGCAGCCACATTCCCTACAGGGACTCCAAAATCACCAG GATCCTGAAAGACTCTCTGGGGGGGAATGCCCAGACCGTGATGATAGCCTGTGTCAGCCCATCCTCCGCTGACTTCGATGAAAGCCTCAATACTCTGAACTACGCCAGCCGGGCTCAAAACATCCAGAACAAAGCCGTGGTGAACTGCCGCAAGGAGACGGAGCACATCGAAGATCTTCACCGTCAGATAAAGAACCTGCAGAAGGCGCTGGAACAGCGGCACCGCTCCGAGACCCGTATCATCAACCGTGCGGCCACCGCCAAACGCTGTGCGCCCGACCCCACGGCTCGGCTGCTGGCCGAGTGCGCGCATTACCGGACCTGCACCGATGCCGCGTACCGACTGCTGATGGACCTGCAGGAGGACAGTAACCTGACGGTGGAGCAGATCCTGCGGGTTAAGGAGTGGTTGTGTGCAGTGGAGAGCGAGAGGAGCGAGCTGACCTCGGCTGGGCTGGATAGCGGCATTGAGAGCACCTCAGCAGAAGACCAGAGCCCCGAGGCACAAGGCTCCAAGCCGGCAAAAGCCCAG GGGAACAGCGACAAGGGGTGTGAGTCCATCAAAGACGAGCAGGTGGCCAAACTGCAGAGGCAAGTGGAGCGCCTGGAGGAGGAGAACCGGGATTTCCTGGCTGCCCTGGAAGATGCCATGGAGCAGTACAAGCTGCAG AGTGACAAGCTACAGGAACAGCAGGATCAGATTTCAGAGCTGCACGTGCGCTTGGAGATGGCAATGCCCAACCTGTGTGTGCCAGAACTGCTGGAAAACCTTCACCTGGTGACTGCTGGCCAGAGACCTCACACGGCCCCGCTGGATGCCACCCCATCCCACGGCCTCAGCGGAGTTCCCTCAGGGCTCCTTCCCACAGAGCAGGGTGGAAAAGCTCTTTGCAGGAAG CTCAACAGCATCCCCTCCTTCCAGGAGGAGGACCCAGCCGGCTGGCACACGAACCACATGCAGTGCCCAACCGGCAATCCAGAGATGAAAGACGCAGAGCTGAGGAGGGAGCTCAGCCAGGACCCGGAGAAGCCGGCAGAGCTGtcctctggagaagaggaggagtggGAACAGAAACGGTCCCTGTCCCAGCGCCG AAACGGGATCCGAAGCTGGAGCAAGAAGGAGATCTGCAAGTTGAGCGAGGAGCTAAGTGGAGGCAATGCCCACTCGATTccggaggagcagctggagctgtcAAAAG AGGTCTGCAGGAGGCAGGAGCGCCTGCCAGGGAAAGGTTCTGAGTGGAGGCTGGTGCAAGCACAGCAGAAGATCCGAGAGCTGGCGATCAACATCCGCATGAAGGAGGAGCTGATCACGGAGCTCATTAAGACAg GCAAGGATGCGCAGGCTTTGAACAGGCAGTACTGCCAGAAGATCAGTGAGCTGGAGCAGGAGGCAGAACAGGTGCGGGCAGAGCTGAGCGACAGCCAGAAGCAGCTCCAGGAGCTGGAGAGCAAAGAGCTGTGCGACCCCGGGGAGAAGCGCAAGCTGCAGGAATACCGCACGCGTGTGGCCGCTGCACAGAGCAAGGCACGG GTTCTGTGCAAGAAGAAGCAGGCGACGGAGAGGCTGGTGTCACTCTCAGCCCAGAGCGAGAAGCGAGTGCAGGAGCTGGAGAGGAACATTCAGCTGATGCGGCGGCAGCAGGGCCAGCTGCAGCGCCGGCTGCGGGAGGAGAGCGAGCAGAAACGGCGGCTGGAGACGGAGGTGAATAAGAGGCAGCACCAAGTCAAG GAACTGGAACTGAAGCATGAGCAGCACCAGAAAATCCTGCGCATCAAAACAGAGGAAATAGCAGCTTTCCAGAGGAAGCGGCGGAGCGGCAGCAATGGCTCCATGATcagcctggagcagcagcag AAAATCGAGGAACAGAAAAAGTGGCTGGATACAGAGATGGATAAAGTTCTGGAGCAGCGCCGGGCCCTGGATGAGCTGGAAGATGAGCTGCGGAAGCGGGAAGCTATCGTGGCCAAAAAGGAAGCCCTGCTGCAGGAGAAGAATGGCCTGGAGAGCAAACGGCTGCGTTCCAGCCAG GCCCTGACAGATGACATAGTACGTGTGTCCAGCCGCCTGGAGcacctggagaaggagctgacCGAGAAGAACGGGCAGCTGCGTCACAGCAGCGCCCACGACCAGCAGCAGATCCGCCAGGAGATCAACAGCCTGCGCCAGGAGAAGGACCAGCTGCTCAAACAGAGGTTGGAACTCGACAACAAGCTGCGTCAGggcaccctgctgtccccagag GAAGAACGGATATTGTTCCAGTTGGACGAGGCAATCGAGGCTCTGGATGCAGCCATCGAGTACAAGAATGAGTCCATCACATGCAGGCAACGAGTCCTGCGGGCCTCAGCCAGCCTGCTGTCCCAGTGCGAGATGAACCTCATGGCCAAGCTCAGCTACCTGTCCTCCTCCGAGACCCGAGCTCTGCTCTGCAAGTACTTTGATAAG GTGGTGACGCTGCGAGAGgatcagcacaggcagcacattGCCTTCTCGGAGCTGGAGatgcagctggaggagcagcagcagctggtgtactggctggaggcagctgtggaACGGCAGCGCCTAGAGATGGACCGGCAGCTCACCCTGCAGCAGAAGGAGCACGAGCAGAACATACAGTTACTGCTCCAGCAGAGCCGCG AGCACATGGACGAGGGGCTGGCCAGCAGCAAGCTGCAGTACGAGGCCAGGATTCaggtgctggagaaggagctgagccGTTACATGTGGGCAAACCAGGAGCTGAACCAGAGGCTGAGTAACATGAACCTGCATCCTGGACAGACCAAAG TAGGCATGGAAAGAAGCATTCACGGGGCTGGGGACAGAGCTCCCCCCGTTCTCAGGACCTGCGAGGAGCCCAGCCTTGGGGAACAACAGCCTGTGCCTATGGAAGAAAGCCCTCGGGTGAGGGACGAGAGCAGGGACCTGGTGCACGTGCCTTTACCATCGACATGGCGGCGTTCGTCCCTGCCCAACGACAGCCCCGCGGACCTTCGGCAGAGGGACGCCGAGCACTTGGTGAGAGCGGGGCAGCCCCTGGAGGTGCACCCACCGCGGAGCCTGGCTCCTGCCACCAAGCCCCGGCGAGAGCTGCGCAGAGCCAGCCTGAGCATCACCCCAGTGCCTTACCACCCAGCAATGATCGACGTGAGGAAAAACCCAGTCTAA
- the KIF7 gene encoding kinesin-like protein KIF7 isoform X2 has protein sequence MAAEGAAVRVAVRVRPLLPREALRGHRPCLRGDAATGEVALGRRRFRFAAVLPEAAGQAAVYRACVQPLLRAFFRGINATVFAYGQTGSGKTYTIGEASVASINEDEQGIIPRAMAETFRLIDENDLIDYMVRVSYLEVYKEEFRDLLRVDTASKDIQIREDDKGNIVLCGVKEAEVEGLDEVLSLLEMGNTAKHTGATHINRQSSRSHTIFTVTMEQRRGAGRLLLHHPPASIPASGQVLVSKFHFVDLAGSERIVKTGNTGERLKESIHINSGLLALGNVISALGDPRRKSSHIPYRDSKITRILKDSLGGNAQTVMIACVSPSSADFDESLNTLNYASRAQNIQNKAVVNCRKETEHIEDLHRQIKNLQKALEQRHRSETRIINRAATAKRCAPDPTARLLAECAHYRTCTDAAYRLLMDLQEDSNLTVEQILRVKEWLCAVESERSELTSAGLDSGIESTSAEDQSPEAQGSKPAKAQGNSDKGCESIKDEQVAKLQRQVERLEEENRDFLAALEDAMEQYKLQSDKLQEQQDQISELHVRLEMAMPNLCVPELLENLHLVTAGQRPHTAPLDATPSHGLSGVPSGLLPTEQGGKALCRKQLNSIPSFQEEDPAGWHTNHMQCPTGNPEMKDAELRRELSQDPEKPAELSSGEEEEWEQKRSLSQRRNGIRSWSKKEICKLSEELSGGNAHSIPEEQLELSKEVCRRQERLPGKGSEWRLVQAQQKIRELAINIRMKEELITELIKTGKDAQALNRQYCQKISELEQEAEQVRAELSDSQKQLQELESKELCDPGEKRKLQEYRTRVAAAQSKARVLCKKKQATERLVSLSAQSEKRVQELERNIQLMRRQQGQLQRRLREESEQKRRLETEVNKRQHQVKELELKHEQHQKILRIKTEEIAAFQRKRRSGSNGSMISLEQQQKIEEQKKWLDTEMDKVLEQRRALDELEDELRKREAIVAKKEALLQEKNGLESKRLRSSQALTDDIVRVSSRLEHLEKELTEKNGQLRHSSAHDQQQIRQEINSLRQEKDQLLKQRLELDNKLRQGTLLSPEEERILFQLDEAIEALDAAIEYKNESITCRQRVLRASASLLSQCEMNLMAKLSYLSSSETRALLCKYFDKVVTLREDQHRQHIAFSELEMQLEEQQQLVYWLEAAVERQRLEMDRQLTLQQKEHEQNIQLLLQQSREHMDEGLASSKLQYEARIQVLEKELSRYMWANQELNQRLSNMNLHPGQTKGMERSIHGAGDRAPPVLRTCEEPSLGEQQPVPMEESPRVRDESRDLVHVPLPSTWRRSSLPNDSPADLRQRDAEHLVRAGQPLEVHPPRSLAPATKPRRELRRASLSITPVPYHPAMIDVRKNPV, from the exons aTGGCGGCGGAGGGCGCGGCGGTGCGGGTGGCGGTGCGGGTGCGGCCGCTGCTGCCCCGGGAGGCGCTGCGGGGACACCGACCCTGCCTGCGGGGCGACGCTGCCACCGGCGAGGTGGCGCTGGGCCGCCGCCGCTTCCGCTTCGCCGCCGTGCTGCCCGAGGCGGCGGGGCAGGCGGCCGTGTACCGGGCCTGCGTGCAGCCGCTGCTGCGGGCCTTCTTCCGCGGCATCAACGCCACCGTCTTCGCCTACGGGCAGACCGGCTCCGGCAAGACCTACACCATCGGGGAGGCCAGCGTCG CTTCCATCAATGAAGATGAGCAGGGCATCATCCCGCGAGCCATGGCCGAGACCTTCAGGCTCATCGATGAGAATGACCTGATCGACTACATGGTCCGAGTGTCCTATCTGGAAGTGTACAAGGAGGAGTTTCGGGACCTACTGCGGGTGGATACAGCCAGCAAAGACATCCAGATCCGTGAGGATGACAAGGGGAACATTG TGCTCTGCGGTGTGAAGGAGGCAGAAGTAGAAGGGCTGGATGAGGTGCTGAGCCTGCTGGAGATGGGGAACACAGCCAAGCACACAGGAGCGACCCACATCAACAGGCAGTCGAGCCGCTCGCACACCATCTTCACAGTGACCATGGAACAGCGGCGCGGGGCCGGCCGCCTGCTCCTCCACCACCCCCCTGCCTCCATCCCCGCCTCGGGCCAGGTCCTGGTTTCCAAGTTTCACTTTGTGGATCTGGCAGGCTCGGAGCGAATTGTGAAGACAGGAAACACGGGGGAGAGGCTGAAGGAGAGTATTCATATCAACAGTGGCCTCCTGGCATTGGGCAACGTCATCAGTGCTTTGGGAGACCCTCGCAGGAAGAGCAGCCACATTCCCTACAGGGACTCCAAAATCACCAG GATCCTGAAAGACTCTCTGGGGGGGAATGCCCAGACCGTGATGATAGCCTGTGTCAGCCCATCCTCCGCTGACTTCGATGAAAGCCTCAATACTCTGAACTACGCCAGCCGGGCTCAAAACATCCAGAACAAAGCCGTGGTGAACTGCCGCAAGGAGACGGAGCACATCGAAGATCTTCACCGTCAGATAAAGAACCTGCAGAAGGCGCTGGAACAGCGGCACCGCTCCGAGACCCGTATCATCAACCGTGCGGCCACCGCCAAACGCTGTGCGCCCGACCCCACGGCTCGGCTGCTGGCCGAGTGCGCGCATTACCGGACCTGCACCGATGCCGCGTACCGACTGCTGATGGACCTGCAGGAGGACAGTAACCTGACGGTGGAGCAGATCCTGCGGGTTAAGGAGTGGTTGTGTGCAGTGGAGAGCGAGAGGAGCGAGCTGACCTCGGCTGGGCTGGATAGCGGCATTGAGAGCACCTCAGCAGAAGACCAGAGCCCCGAGGCACAAGGCTCCAAGCCGGCAAAAGCCCAG GGGAACAGCGACAAGGGGTGTGAGTCCATCAAAGACGAGCAGGTGGCCAAACTGCAGAGGCAAGTGGAGCGCCTGGAGGAGGAGAACCGGGATTTCCTGGCTGCCCTGGAAGATGCCATGGAGCAGTACAAGCTGCAG AGTGACAAGCTACAGGAACAGCAGGATCAGATTTCAGAGCTGCACGTGCGCTTGGAGATGGCAATGCCCAACCTGTGTGTGCCAGAACTGCTGGAAAACCTTCACCTGGTGACTGCTGGCCAGAGACCTCACACGGCCCCGCTGGATGCCACCCCATCCCACGGCCTCAGCGGAGTTCCCTCAGGGCTCCTTCCCACAGAGCAGGGTGGAAAAGCTCTTTGCAGGAAG CAGCTCAACAGCATCCCCTCCTTCCAGGAGGAGGACCCAGCCGGCTGGCACACGAACCACATGCAGTGCCCAACCGGCAATCCAGAGATGAAAGACGCAGAGCTGAGGAGGGAGCTCAGCCAGGACCCGGAGAAGCCGGCAGAGCTGtcctctggagaagaggaggagtggGAACAGAAACGGTCCCTGTCCCAGCGCCG AAACGGGATCCGAAGCTGGAGCAAGAAGGAGATCTGCAAGTTGAGCGAGGAGCTAAGTGGAGGCAATGCCCACTCGATTccggaggagcagctggagctgtcAAAAG AGGTCTGCAGGAGGCAGGAGCGCCTGCCAGGGAAAGGTTCTGAGTGGAGGCTGGTGCAAGCACAGCAGAAGATCCGAGAGCTGGCGATCAACATCCGCATGAAGGAGGAGCTGATCACGGAGCTCATTAAGACAg GCAAGGATGCGCAGGCTTTGAACAGGCAGTACTGCCAGAAGATCAGTGAGCTGGAGCAGGAGGCAGAACAGGTGCGGGCAGAGCTGAGCGACAGCCAGAAGCAGCTCCAGGAGCTGGAGAGCAAAGAGCTGTGCGACCCCGGGGAGAAGCGCAAGCTGCAGGAATACCGCACGCGTGTGGCCGCTGCACAGAGCAAGGCACGG GTTCTGTGCAAGAAGAAGCAGGCGACGGAGAGGCTGGTGTCACTCTCAGCCCAGAGCGAGAAGCGAGTGCAGGAGCTGGAGAGGAACATTCAGCTGATGCGGCGGCAGCAGGGCCAGCTGCAGCGCCGGCTGCGGGAGGAGAGCGAGCAGAAACGGCGGCTGGAGACGGAGGTGAATAAGAGGCAGCACCAAGTCAAG GAACTGGAACTGAAGCATGAGCAGCACCAGAAAATCCTGCGCATCAAAACAGAGGAAATAGCAGCTTTCCAGAGGAAGCGGCGGAGCGGCAGCAATGGCTCCATGATcagcctggagcagcagcag AAAATCGAGGAACAGAAAAAGTGGCTGGATACAGAGATGGATAAAGTTCTGGAGCAGCGCCGGGCCCTGGATGAGCTGGAAGATGAGCTGCGGAAGCGGGAAGCTATCGTGGCCAAAAAGGAAGCCCTGCTGCAGGAGAAGAATGGCCTGGAGAGCAAACGGCTGCGTTCCAGCCAG GCCCTGACAGATGACATAGTACGTGTGTCCAGCCGCCTGGAGcacctggagaaggagctgacCGAGAAGAACGGGCAGCTGCGTCACAGCAGCGCCCACGACCAGCAGCAGATCCGCCAGGAGATCAACAGCCTGCGCCAGGAGAAGGACCAGCTGCTCAAACAGAGGTTGGAACTCGACAACAAGCTGCGTCAGggcaccctgctgtccccagag GAAGAACGGATATTGTTCCAGTTGGACGAGGCAATCGAGGCTCTGGATGCAGCCATCGAGTACAAGAATGAGTCCATCACATGCAGGCAACGAGTCCTGCGGGCCTCAGCCAGCCTGCTGTCCCAGTGCGAGATGAACCTCATGGCCAAGCTCAGCTACCTGTCCTCCTCCGAGACCCGAGCTCTGCTCTGCAAGTACTTTGATAAG GTGGTGACGCTGCGAGAGgatcagcacaggcagcacattGCCTTCTCGGAGCTGGAGatgcagctggaggagcagcagcagctggtgtactggctggaggcagctgtggaACGGCAGCGCCTAGAGATGGACCGGCAGCTCACCCTGCAGCAGAAGGAGCACGAGCAGAACATACAGTTACTGCTCCAGCAGAGCCGCG AGCACATGGACGAGGGGCTGGCCAGCAGCAAGCTGCAGTACGAGGCCAGGATTCaggtgctggagaaggagctgagccGTTACATGTGGGCAAACCAGGAGCTGAACCAGAGGCTGAGTAACATGAACCTGCATCCTGGACAGACCAAAG GCATGGAAAGAAGCATTCACGGGGCTGGGGACAGAGCTCCCCCCGTTCTCAGGACCTGCGAGGAGCCCAGCCTTGGGGAACAACAGCCTGTGCCTATGGAAGAAAGCCCTCGGGTGAGGGACGAGAGCAGGGACCTGGTGCACGTGCCTTTACCATCGACATGGCGGCGTTCGTCCCTGCCCAACGACAGCCCCGCGGACCTTCGGCAGAGGGACGCCGAGCACTTGGTGAGAGCGGGGCAGCCCCTGGAGGTGCACCCACCGCGGAGCCTGGCTCCTGCCACCAAGCCCCGGCGAGAGCTGCGCAGAGCCAGCCTGAGCATCACCCCAGTGCCTTACCACCCAGCAATGATCGACGTGAGGAAAAACCCAGTCTAA